AAGGGTTTGAACATTACTATTGTAGGAGACATTCTCCATAGCCGGGTTGTTCGATCAAACCTGATCGGAATGCGTAAACTGGGAGCAAGAGTAACAGTCTGCGGGCCAAAAACCCTGATGCCGGCAAATCTGGAAAGTGTATATGGTTGTAAAGTGGAATATGATCTGGGGCGAGCCCTCTATGGTGCTGATGTTGTAATGGGTCTCCGTATGCAATTGGAGCGTATGACCGAAGGCCTTTTTCCCAGTTTGGAAGAATATAGCAAGCATTATGTTCTCTCTAAAGAGACCTTGAAGTACGCTAAGGCAAACGCTTTGATTATGCACCCAGGCCCAATGAATCGCGGTGTAGAAATCTTACCCGAGATTGCAGACAGCAAACATAGTGTGATAGTGGAACAAGTATCAAACGGTGTTGCCGTCAGAATGGCGCTGATGTTCCTGATTTTGGGTGGCAAAGCCTAAGGCAGAAGGAGAAATAACGATGAAAACGCTTATAAAAAATGCTCGTGTGTACTTAGATGGAAAGCTCTTGAAAAGAGAGCTATTGATAGATGGAAAAAAGATCGCGTTAATCGCAGAAAAGATTTCGGACAAGGCCGACAAGACTATCGATGCTGCTGGAGCAGCAGTATTCCCTGGTTTTATAGACCTACATGCTCATTTGAGGGATCCCGGACAGACCTACAAGGAAGACATCGTTACTGGTACAAAAAGTGCGGCAAAAGGTGGTTTTACAGCAGTGTGTGCCATGCCAAACACAGTGCCGATAACAGACAATATTGCCTCAGTGGAATACATACAATTAAGAGCCAAGGAACACGGAAGCGCCAGAGTGTATGTGGTCGGAGCCCTTACCAAACAGAGCAAGGGTGAAGAAATAAGTGAAATGGCAACGATGAAATCCGGAGGTATTGTAGGAGTAAGTGATGACGGGAAATGTGTTCAGAACGCTCGTTTGATGCTTTCATGCCTGCGTTATGCAGCAAATTTCGACATCCCTGTGATCGTGCATCCGGAGGATTATGCTTTGGCTGGAAGTGGACAGATTCATTCCGGAAAGATTGCTACTCAAATGGGGCTTTCTGGAATTCCAGCTTTAGCGGAAGAAGTGATTGTTGCCCGCGATATCATGTTGGCTGAAAGCGCCGGTGCCCGTTTGCATATAGCCCATATCTCTACTGCCAGATCTTTGGAATTGGTGCGCAGTGCGAAAGAGCGTGGACTCCGAGTTACTTGTGAGGTTACTCCTCATCACCTGGTTCTCACAGAGGAAGCATGCGGGACATTTGATACAAATACTAAAATGAAGCCTCCCCTTAGAAGCGAAAATGACCGCTTGGCATGCATTGCCGCTTTAAAAGAAGGGCTTATCGATTGTATAGCAACAGATCATGCTCCTCATGCCGATTTCGAGAAAGAACGTGAGTTTGATCACGCGCCATTTGGTATCATCGGATTCGAAACAGCATTTGCAGTTTTGTATGAGAACTTGGTTATCCCCAAAAAGATCAGTCTTGCCACTCTGGTAGATAATCTTACTATTCACCCAGCCAGAGTACTAGGTCTTCCAGGGGGTGTATTAAAACAGGGTGCAGCAGCGGATCTGTGTATCATCGATCTGAAAGACTACACCACTTTTACTCGGGAAAATATCGTGTCCAAGAGTAAAAATACGCCCTGGTTGGATAAAACTCTTGCCACCAGAGTAAAGTATACCTTCATGAATGGGAAAATAAGCTATCAGGATATATAAATGTACAAACCACTATATCGACAACGAGCGATACAGCTTCGCGAAGAGTTATCTGACGGTTACTTCATTCTCTGGATATGGGATGAAGCTTTGGGTGCTGCAGGCAAACCAGGGCAATTCTACGAAATCAGGGCCCAGGCGAGCTTTGCAAGTGCTCAGACCGCTCACGCCATGCCAAAGCTATTTAAGCCGGTTAGTATATACGACAACCAAGGCGGACGTATTGGCTTCATGATCAAGAAGGTGGGACCCGGTACTAGTGCCCTTTCACGCTTGAGAGCCGGAGACACGCTTGAACTGATCGGACCCTGTGGAAATGGATTTCCACTGTATTCCGGAAGACGAATCCTGCTGTTAAGCGGGGGAATAGGGTATCCGCCTTTATGGTATTTACAAAAGCAGCTAATAAACAACAATCAGATCTATTGGATGCATGGTGGAGCCTCTCAGGGAGATGTGTTTCCCTGCGATGAAATCTGGACAGAAGATGGCTCCATAGGCCATAAAGGCAGAGTCTGCGACAACCTGCAAGAAATCATCATCAAATATGAGATTGATACCATGTATAGCTGCGGGCCTCAAGGTTTGCTGAAAGCTGCATCCGAAACAAGCTCTGA
This genomic interval from Candidatus Cloacimonadota bacterium contains the following:
- a CDS encoding aspartate carbamoyltransferase catalytic subunit, whose product is MNPQFVGRSVYDLDDYSREEIMYILEAAKGMKEINTREYKKIPTLRGKTICTLFVENSTRTRMSFELAANRLSADVVSFQASVSSLQKGESLQDTVYTLNAMGIDLYCIRHSSPGSPQLVHKYSQKPVINGGDGRHAHPTQALLDIFSIWEKLGDLKGLNITIVGDILHSRVVRSNLIGMRKLGARVTVCGPKTLMPANLESVYGCKVEYDLGRALYGADVVMGLRMQLERMTEGLFPSLEEYSKHYVLSKETLKYAKANALIMHPGPMNRGVEILPEIADSKHSVIVEQVSNGVAVRMALMFLILGGKA
- a CDS encoding dihydroorotase; the protein is MKTLIKNARVYLDGKLLKRELLIDGKKIALIAEKISDKADKTIDAAGAAVFPGFIDLHAHLRDPGQTYKEDIVTGTKSAAKGGFTAVCAMPNTVPITDNIASVEYIQLRAKEHGSARVYVVGALTKQSKGEEISEMATMKSGGIVGVSDDGKCVQNARLMLSCLRYAANFDIPVIVHPEDYALAGSGQIHSGKIATQMGLSGIPALAEEVIVARDIMLAESAGARLHIAHISTARSLELVRSAKERGLRVTCEVTPHHLVLTEEACGTFDTNTKMKPPLRSENDRLACIAALKEGLIDCIATDHAPHADFEKEREFDHAPFGIIGFETAFAVLYENLVIPKKISLATLVDNLTIHPARVLGLPGGVLKQGAAADLCIIDLKDYTTFTRENIVSKSKNTPWLDKTLATRVKYTFMNGKISYQDI
- a CDS encoding dihydroorotate dehydrogenase electron transfer subunit — translated: MYKPLYRQRAIQLREELSDGYFILWIWDEALGAAGKPGQFYEIRAQASFASAQTAHAMPKLFKPVSIYDNQGGRIGFMIKKVGPGTSALSRLRAGDTLELIGPCGNGFPLYSGRRILLLSGGIGYPPLWYLQKQLINNNQIYWMHGGASQGDVFPCDEIWTEDGSIGHKGRVCDNLQEIIIKYEIDTMYSCGPQGLLKAASETSSEIRIEHYCSLEAYMACGIGVCHGCVVPIGSSEDWSYRRVCKEGPVFNSAEVRWELI